The segment GAGGGAAGTTCGTAGATACCCACCAATCGGTCGTTGAGGTACACCCATGCATCGCGAATTCCGTGGGCGTTGGTACCCTGCGAAAAGTCGGATTCAACCTCCAGCTCAACAGATTCGATGTGGAGGTAGGCGGGCTCAGTAGTTTTATCGCAGCTGGAGAGTGCCATTGCGGTTAAGATGACCCATATATGTGCTAACCTTATCATACCATATCTCCGTTTTGGCCGGCAAATATAGTCGTTTGGCAATGGTTAATAGATTTGAGACGGGCCAAAGCAGCGCACCTCTTGCCACTTGAAACGGAGTGGAGTCGGATTTATTTTCCAGTCGGGAAAACGGTTGTTAACTTGTCTTGAGTTTTAGTTTCTCAAGAATTTTGTGTGCTACATCAAGCGCTTTAAATCCGTCATCAATGGTTACAAGGGGTGTGGTGTCTTTCAGGATGCTCTCCGCAAAGGTTGAGAGCTCCAGTTGGATGGCATTGTGGGCTTCAATCTCAGGTTTATTGAAAGTGATCTCTTTCAAAGGTTGGCCCGGTTCCACTTCAAGGGTCATTCCGAAAGGGTCGGGCTCACCTTCCACATCCCGCATCTGAATGATTTCAGCTTGCTTTTCAAGGAAGTCAACAGCTATGTACGCGTCCTTTTGAAAAAACCGCGACTTACGCATGTTCTTCATGGAAATGCGGCTCGCCGTGATATTTGCTACACAGCCGTTGTCAAACTCCAACCGCGCATTGCATATGTCGGGGGTAGAACTCAGCACTGCAACTCCACTGGCGCTTATTCTTCGTACGTTAGATCGAACTACGCTGAGGACGATGTCCAGATCGTGAATCATAAGATCCAGCACCACTGATACATCCGTTCCTCTTGGGTTGAATTGCGCCAAACGGTGCGTTTCAATAAACATGGGTTGCTGAATATGGGCTTTTGACTGCATAAATGCAGGATTGAAGCGCTCAACATGCCCTACCTGAACCTTTACGTTTGCTTCATGGGCCAGGTTCATCAGTGCCCGTGCTTCCTCAATGGTGTTGGTAACAGGTTTTTCGATGAAAACATGACGCGATTTACGCAGCGCTTGCGAAGCGCAGTCATAGTGCGAAAGCGTGGGGGTTACCACGTCAACCACTTCCACTTCATCAATGAGGTTTTCTATGCTGTCAAAGGCAGGTACTCCAAATTTTTCGGTAACTTCTGCAACCTTTGCCGGGTCCGGATCGTAAAACCCCACCAATTCGTAATCTCCAATTTGTTGAATCAGTTTGATATGAATCTGTCCGAGGTGCCCGGCACCCAATACTCCAATTTTAAGCATACGTCGGGGGTGTTTCCAGACAAAGGTAGGTCTGTGTGGGGGGCAAATGCTCAGGAGCACACAGTTTTTTCAACACCGTTTTTTTTAAAGGAGCTTTTTTTCAACTTTGCCGGCGCTATGGAAGACAGTTTCCGACATCAAGGAATGCGCAGACGCCTGCTTGATACACTTCGCGAGAAAGGCGTGAAGGACGAAAAGGTATTGGGGGCCATGATGCGCGTTCCTCGCCATGCATACATGGATAAGGCTTTTCTGCATTTTGCCTATGATGACACAGCGTTTCCCATTGGTGCCGGCCAGACTATCTCACAGCCTTTTACAGTTGCTTTTCAGACGTCTCTGCTGAACCTCCAACCCCGTCAGAAAGTGTTGGAGATTGGTACAGGTTCGGGCTATCAATGCGCAGTATTGTGTGAAATGGGTGTGAAGGTGTTTTCGGTAGAAAGACAAAAAGAGCTATATGATAAATCCAGGCTTTTGCTCCGAAAGTTAGGTTACACTCCTCGCACCTTTTACGGCGATGGATACAAAGGACTACCTGCATTTGCGCCTTTTGACGCTATTCTGGTTACTTGCGG is part of the Cryomorphaceae bacterium genome and harbors:
- a CDS encoding protein-L-isoaspartate(D-aspartate) O-methyltransferase, with the translated sequence MEDSFRHQGMRRRLLDTLREKGVKDEKVLGAMMRVPRHAYMDKAFLHFAYDDTAFPIGAGQTISQPFTVAFQTSLLNLQPRQKVLEIGTGSGYQCAVLCEMGVKVFSVERQKELYDKSRLLLRKLGYTPRTFYGDGYKGLPAFAPFDAILVTCGAPFVPDALLDQLKPGGRLVIPVGEGDVQEMLRITRNQDGSFSEERFGEFRFVPMLKDRNA
- a CDS encoding gfo/Idh/MocA family oxidoreductase, whose product is MLKIGVLGAGHLGQIHIKLIQQIGDYELVGFYDPDPAKVAEVTEKFGVPAFDSIENLIDEVEVVDVVTPTLSHYDCASQALRKSRHVFIEKPVTNTIEEARALMNLAHEANVKVQVGHVERFNPAFMQSKAHIQQPMFIETHRLAQFNPRGTDVSVVLDLMIHDLDIVLSVVRSNVRRISASGVAVLSSTPDICNARLEFDNGCVANITASRISMKNMRKSRFFQKDAYIAVDFLEKQAEIIQMRDVEGEPDPFGMTLEVEPGQPLKEITFNKPEIEAHNAIQLELSTFAESILKDTTPLVTIDDGFKALDVAHKILEKLKLKTS